The proteins below are encoded in one region of Silene latifolia isolate original U9 population chromosome 2, ASM4854445v1, whole genome shotgun sequence:
- the LOC141629095 gene encoding putative F-box protein At4g22030, which translates to MVSLQACTNLSLSTNHLFSTRNLQISSINRPTTYLKKPMIVVPKLPNIDLTKNLVMQDINGVKTITSSPKNMTTDKQDDVKIKLYAILEAISDRIEMHNNVKEQRDNWNSLLLNSINMITLTAATMAGVSTMGEDNLALKVSSVVLFTAATGLLLIMNKIQPSQLAQEQRNSVRLFKQLKTRVETTMTVGNPTRLDVDGFMEQVLVLDRAYPLPLLGAMLDKFPETYKPARWWPTRKPSSLNKMTSFGSNGWNKELEEEMRDIVEVIEKKDIEDYVRLGNKALKLNKMLAVAGPVLTGIAAVGSGFAGHGAVWGGVVAAVAGSMAGVVNTIEHGGQVGMVFEMYRNCGGFFNLLDETIETSLEERDFGKRENGELFEMKMALKLGRSLSELRDLADKSRRNGGFVDEFASKLF; encoded by the coding sequence ATGGTTTCATTACAAGCTTGCACAAACCTCTCATTATCTACAAACCATCTCTTTTCGACTCGAAATCTTCAAATTTCGAGCATAAATCGACCCACAACTTACCTAAAGAAACCCATGATAGTAGTGCCCAAGCTACCAAATATTGATCTTACCAAAAACCTAGTCATGCAGGACATAAACGGAGTAAAGACAATAACGTCTAGTCCAAAAAATATGACGACCGATAAACAAGATGACGTGAAAATCAAGCTATACGCGATTTTAGAGGCGATTTCTGATAGAATTGAGATGCATAACAACGTGAAAGAGCAACGTGACAATTGGAATTCATTGTTGTTAAACTCTATTAACATGATCACGTTAACCGCGGCAACAATGGCGGGTGTTTCGACCATGGGAGAAGATAACTTGGCGTTGAAGGTATCTTCCGTAGTGTTATTCACAGCTGCAACAGGATTGCTTTTAATTATGAACAAGATTCAACCTTCTCAATTAGCCCAAGAGCAGAGAAATTCGGTTAGGTTGTTTAAGCAGCTTAAAACACGAGTCGAGACCACAATGACGGTGGGGAACCCGACCCGTTTAGACGTTGACGGGTTTATGGAGCAAGTATTAGTCTTGGATAGAGCGTACCCGCTTCCCCTATTGGGAGCGATGCTTGATAAATTCCCGGAGACGTACAAGCCAGCCAGATGGTGGCCCACAAGGAAACCGTCATCTTTGAATAAAATGACGTCGTTTGGGAGTAATGGTTGGAATAAAGAATTGGAGGAAGAAATGAGAGACATTGTTGAAGTGATTGAGAAAAAGGACATTGAGGATTATGTCAGGCTAGGTAACAAGGCattgaaattaaataaaatgttGGCTGTCGCGGGCCCGGTTCTGACCGGGATTGCGGCCGTTGGGTCGGGTTTTGCAGGGCACGGGGCCGTGTGGGGCGGGGTGGTGGCGGCCGTAGCCGGGTCGATGGCGGGTGTTGTGAACACAATAGAGCATGGAGGGCAAGTAGGGATGGTATTTGAGATGTATAGGAATTGTGGAGGGTTTTTTAATCTTTTGGATGAAACAATTGAGACAAGTTTAGAAGAAAGGGATTTTGGAAAAAGAGAAAATGGAGAATTGTTTGAGATGAAAATGGCTTTGAAATTGGGAAGGAGTTTATCAGAATTAAGAGATTTGGCTGATAAATCAAGAAGAAATGGAGGGTTTGTTGATGAATTTGCAAGCAAACTTTTTTGA